The following are encoded together in the Desulfovibrio sp. JC022 genome:
- a CDS encoding transposase, translated as HPISSGPMEGTNNKIKTMKRQAYGYRDQEFFKLRIMGIHEAKYSLTG; from the coding sequence CATCCCATTTCGTCAGGCCCGATGGAAGGCACCAACAACAAGATCAAGACCATGAAACGCCAAGCCTACGGCTACCGTGATCAAGAGTTTTTCAAACTCAGAATCATGGGCATTCATGAGGCAAAGTACTCTTTAACCGGATGA
- a CDS encoding DUF4062 domain-containing protein, whose translation MYNTKYQIFISSTYEDLKEARSKVQETILGLYHFPIGMEMFSADNDEQWEIIKDTIDNSDYYVILIGHRYGSITSEGISYTEKEYDYALEKGVPIYAFVRERDISTTSRERENDPEKMKKLENFITKATSNKMCNFWTNIDELATQVAIALPKAFARNPQTGWTRGSGEDIQTISKELAAATEENRKLRKKIDSLSSLQQKKPELALKINDSDNLTVNLKDLTDYYQRATPLDENNIEAHLLKYINKDLILKYNKSLPTQEDITKFNIEANKIQRHNLCAQKIIVTIENNGCAKANNIRVDLKFPNTIIILDNDNYKKLSLPRLSIEKSPLQIAQAKYNIDHGSKDHKDLMLSMYENIQTQSNSTPPIYEAENTPPIIVNTKGDHSYNINKKNNTISIEFNELVHKRYLNIDNFIIIPKQINKGIIEVSVHCEEFDEIKHSEIPIEIITIQTHL comes from the coding sequence ATGTACAATACAAAATATCAAATTTTCATCAGCTCCACCTACGAAGACCTCAAAGAAGCTCGAAGCAAAGTACAAGAAACCATTCTTGGCCTCTATCATTTCCCAATAGGCATGGAAATGTTCAGCGCCGATAACGATGAGCAGTGGGAAATCATCAAAGACACCATTGATAACAGCGACTACTATGTAATCCTTATTGGACACCGATACGGCAGCATTACCTCTGAAGGGATCAGTTATACAGAAAAAGAGTACGATTACGCGCTTGAAAAAGGAGTTCCCATTTATGCTTTCGTAAGGGAACGGGACATTTCGACAACATCACGTGAACGCGAAAATGATCCTGAAAAAATGAAAAAGCTTGAAAATTTTATTACGAAAGCCACATCCAACAAGATGTGCAATTTTTGGACGAATATTGATGAATTAGCAACCCAAGTCGCTATTGCCCTTCCCAAAGCTTTTGCGCGTAATCCCCAGACAGGATGGACGAGAGGCAGTGGAGAAGACATACAAACTATTTCAAAAGAACTTGCAGCAGCAACAGAAGAAAACAGGAAACTTCGAAAAAAAATAGACTCACTCAGCAGCTTACAGCAGAAAAAACCCGAACTGGCATTAAAAATAAATGACTCAGACAACTTAACCGTAAATCTCAAAGACCTTACTGACTACTACCAACGAGCAACACCATTAGATGAAAATAATATTGAAGCACATTTACTAAAATACATAAATAAAGATTTAATACTAAAATACAATAAGTCATTACCAACGCAAGAAGACATAACCAAATTTAACATAGAAGCTAATAAAATCCAAAGACACAATTTATGCGCACAAAAAATAATTGTAACAATAGAGAACAATGGCTGCGCAAAAGCAAATAACATTAGAGTAGACCTAAAATTCCCCAACACAATAATAATACTAGACAATGATAATTATAAAAAATTAAGTCTACCTAGACTTAGCATAGAAAAATCTCCATTACAAATAGCTCAAGCAAAGTACAATATTGACCACGGGAGCAAAGACCATAAAGATCTTATGCTTAGTATGTATGAAAATATTCAAACTCAATCAAACTCAACACCCCCCATATACGAAGCAGAAAACACGCCACCAATAATTGTAAACACAAAAGGCGATCACTCTTATAATATAAACAAAAAAAACAACACCATATCAATAGAATTCAATGAATTAGTACACAAAAGATACTTAAACATAGACAATTTCATCATTATTCCTAAACAAATAAATAAAGGAATCATAGAAGTAAGTGTTCACTGTGAAGAGTTTGATGAAATTAAACATTCAGAGATTCCAATTGAAATTATTACCATCCAAACACACTTATAA
- a CDS encoding Fic family protein: MVAYQPPHTITPSIVNLIARISEEVGRLTVLADNSKELRLRRINRVRTIHGSLAIEGNNLSKEQITAILEGKRVVAPPREIQEVRNAIAAYDRFDDWSVKSEADLKEAHSVLMSGLIDEFGVYRRSGVGVIAGERVIHMAPPADRVPTLMQDLFAWLAATDDHPLIASSVFHCEFEFIHPFADGNGRMGRLWQTLILKGWNSLFADIPVESLVFEHQEEYYYALQQSTKKADSAPFIEFMLKMILDAVLSATPYDTPHDTPHVKALVEAVSGEMHRDELLSVLNLKDRKSFRELYLKPALEAGLVEMTIPDKPKSKNQRYRLTEKGKGLVYN; encoded by the coding sequence ATGGTTGCCTACCAGCCTCCTCATACAATAACCCCTTCCATCGTAAATCTGATTGCCAGGATAAGCGAGGAAGTAGGGCGTTTGACCGTCCTTGCCGACAACTCAAAAGAGTTGCGGTTAAGGCGTATCAACCGGGTACGCACAATTCACGGCTCTTTGGCGATTGAGGGTAATAATCTCAGTAAAGAACAGATTACAGCCATTCTGGAGGGCAAAAGAGTAGTCGCACCACCCCGTGAAATTCAGGAGGTGCGTAACGCTATTGCCGCTTATGATCGGTTTGATGATTGGTCGGTAAAAAGTGAAGCTGATTTAAAGGAAGCGCACAGTGTGTTGATGAGCGGACTCATTGATGAGTTCGGTGTTTACCGCCGTTCCGGTGTGGGTGTGATAGCCGGGGAAAGAGTAATCCACATGGCCCCGCCTGCCGATAGAGTTCCGACGCTCATGCAGGATTTGTTTGCATGGCTGGCGGCAACCGACGACCATCCGCTGATTGCCAGCTCGGTATTTCATTGCGAATTTGAATTCATCCACCCGTTCGCAGACGGCAATGGCCGCATGGGCCGTTTATGGCAGACCTTGATTCTGAAAGGCTGGAATTCATTATTCGCGGATATTCCGGTTGAAAGTCTGGTTTTTGAACATCAGGAAGAATACTATTATGCCCTACAGCAGAGTACAAAAAAAGCTGACTCGGCACCCTTCATAGAGTTCATGCTCAAGATGATTCTGGATGCGGTTTTGTCTGCTACCCCCTATGATACCCCCCATGATACCCCTCATGTTAAAGCCTTGGTAGAAGCGGTTTCAGGTGAAATGCATCGTGATGAATTGTTATCTGTTTTGAATCTTAAGGATCGTAAATCGTTCAGGGAGCTTTATCTCAAGCCTGCACTCGAAGCCGGGCTTGTGGAAATGACTATTCCCGACAAGCCCAAGAGTAAGAATCAGCGGTATAGGCTGACCGAGAAGGGGAAGGGGCTGGTCTACAATTAG
- a CDS encoding OmpA family protein, producing MSDDFSLKKPAQGGEEGGWALTLADMMTLLLCFFVLLLAIADVDQNKYKDVSDSLASAMGVPVPPKGEADTFEGAPVARRVISDHQRNIFEMQLEMARLVGRESDALKIKMRPDSVAIVLKGGFFFPSGKADLTKGAKRVLAKIAPSLAKSPYDVVIEGHSDNIPMKSRQFPSNWELSSARASAVARYLLNNGFSKSRIKVLGMADTAPAYPNMDKNGKAIPANQKRNRRVVLLVYPQKKK from the coding sequence ATGTCGGATGATTTCAGCCTGAAAAAGCCTGCACAGGGCGGAGAAGAGGGCGGCTGGGCCCTGACTCTGGCAGATATGATGACTCTGCTGCTCTGTTTCTTTGTGCTTTTGCTGGCTATCGCTGACGTTGACCAGAACAAATACAAAGATGTTTCAGATTCGTTGGCATCTGCCATGGGCGTGCCTGTTCCCCCGAAGGGAGAAGCGGATACTTTTGAAGGTGCCCCGGTCGCCCGCAGGGTGATCAGTGATCATCAACGCAATATTTTTGAAATGCAGCTTGAAATGGCCCGACTGGTGGGTCGCGAATCAGATGCCCTGAAAATCAAGATGCGACCTGATTCCGTAGCCATCGTGCTCAAGGGCGGTTTCTTTTTTCCCAGCGGCAAGGCTGATTTGACCAAGGGTGCCAAAAGGGTCCTTGCCAAAATAGCACCTTCCCTCGCCAAATCTCCCTATGATGTGGTTATCGAGGGGCATTCAGACAATATTCCCATGAAATCAAGGCAGTTCCCTTCCAACTGGGAGCTTTCCTCTGCCCGTGCCAGCGCAGTTGCCCGCTATCTGCTGAACAACGGGTTCAGCAAGTCCCGCATCAAAGTGCTGGGCATGGCTGATACCGCTCCCGCCTATCCCAACATGGACAAGAACGGCAAGGCTATCCCCGCCAACCAGAAGCGCAACCGCCGTGTGGTGTTGTTGGTTTATCCGCAAAAGAAGAAGTAG
- a CDS encoding MotA/TolQ/ExbB proton channel family protein, whose product MNIATIIGIFFGIAILMVATYTSTDSVGVFINIPGIAIVGGGTIASTFICYPLREVMRVLGVFMMAMGADELPLENYIKVIVGLSKDVASKGEEHLEGSLKNIENDFLREGLQMLVDGYSKEEIKEILDNRIQQYHEQEYSAAGIYRTMSTLSPAFGIIGTLIGLIAMMQGMGADIAAIGPAMATALTTTLYGALFANMLFMPIAIKVEKRIDEITLLMRVIRDGILFIKDKTPSAIVMDKLKGYLPPRKWATVKAKK is encoded by the coding sequence GTGAATATAGCCACCATAATCGGTATATTCTTCGGTATTGCCATCCTCATGGTTGCCACCTACACCTCCACTGATTCAGTGGGAGTGTTCATTAATATCCCTGGTATTGCAATTGTCGGCGGGGGTACCATCGCTTCCACCTTTATCTGTTACCCGTTGCGCGAAGTAATGCGCGTACTCGGTGTTTTTATGATGGCTATGGGGGCTGACGAACTGCCTCTTGAGAACTACATCAAAGTAATTGTAGGACTCTCCAAGGATGTGGCTTCCAAAGGCGAGGAGCACCTCGAAGGCAGCCTTAAAAATATTGAAAACGATTTTCTGCGTGAAGGGTTGCAGATGCTTGTGGACGGTTATTCTAAAGAGGAAATCAAGGAGATTCTCGATAACCGCATCCAGCAGTATCACGAGCAGGAATACAGTGCCGCCGGGATCTATCGGACCATGTCCACCCTGTCTCCGGCTTTCGGCATTATCGGTACCCTGATCGGTCTTATTGCCATGATGCAGGGCATGGGGGCAGATATTGCTGCCATCGGTCCGGCCATGGCTACAGCCCTGACGACAACCCTCTACGGCGCGCTTTTCGCCAATATGCTTTTCATGCCCATTGCCATTAAAGTGGAGAAAAGAATTGACGAGATCACCCTGCTCATGAGGGTTATCCGCGACGGTATCCTGTTCATCAAGGACAAGACCCCGTCCGCTATCGTCATGGATAAGCTTAAGGGTTACCTGCCCCCGCGCAAGTGGGCCACAGTTAAGGCTAAGAAGTAA
- a CDS encoding cyclic nucleotide-binding domain-containing protein, with the protein MGSSSPNIKSFYKGQEIFKEGQESSVAYMIKKGAVNIYKVQNNEKIILARLGEGEIFGEMGIISKGTRSANAEAAEYCDLVILTDQIILKLLDQCPRTVQYMTRLLVKRLHRTGEMISPKGHRSNFTSICNILDLAYRTHASMDREQARKERNHDLGLDYTKLCKTIRSIILVSQNDIDAVINKLKSLKIIDAIDLRTGKAFPDRFIQISDPDNFLEVANNLFRELQQNAYTPTSELQIVDLYEISEMLESDPKIIYKKIAQEDFPETMFMFDRNKVSDWASEKEPDYFSKVKKKKKSIEELEDIEDIVYVDNGTLKEVFTKLGYHKLGVLMSIAEDDARKKILANLAKKIAKIVQDEIRDNVDETEAEDVLVELFEMVREIKGGDKK; encoded by the coding sequence ATGGGGTCCAGCAGTCCTAACATCAAGTCCTTTTACAAGGGGCAGGAAATTTTCAAGGAAGGACAAGAGAGTTCCGTAGCCTATATGATCAAAAAGGGTGCGGTTAATATCTACAAAGTCCAGAACAATGAAAAGATCATCCTTGCCCGCCTCGGGGAAGGTGAAATTTTCGGTGAAATGGGGATTATCTCCAAAGGAACCCGTTCCGCCAATGCCGAAGCCGCTGAGTACTGCGATCTCGTCATTCTTACTGACCAGATAATTCTTAAGCTTTTGGACCAGTGCCCGCGTACTGTCCAATACATGACCCGTTTGCTGGTCAAACGGCTGCATCGCACCGGGGAGATGATTTCACCTAAAGGACACCGCAGCAATTTTACAAGTATCTGCAATATTCTCGATCTTGCCTACCGCACCCACGCCAGTATGGACCGGGAGCAGGCCAGAAAAGAACGCAATCATGATCTGGGCCTTGATTATACCAAGCTTTGCAAGACCATCCGCAGCATTATCCTTGTCTCCCAGAATGATATTGATGCGGTTATAAACAAGCTTAAGAGCTTGAAGATTATTGATGCCATCGACCTGCGCACAGGCAAAGCCTTTCCTGACCGTTTTATCCAGATCTCCGATCCGGACAATTTTCTTGAAGTTGCCAATAATCTTTTCAGGGAATTGCAGCAGAATGCCTATACCCCAACATCTGAATTGCAGATTGTGGATCTTTACGAAATTTCTGAAATGCTGGAGAGCGACCCTAAGATTATCTATAAGAAAATCGCACAGGAAGATTTTCCGGAAACCATGTTCATGTTCGACCGTAACAAGGTCAGCGATTGGGCTTCTGAAAAAGAGCCGGACTACTTCAGCAAGGTCAAGAAAAAGAAGAAGTCCATTGAAGAGCTGGAAGACATCGAAGATATTGTCTACGTGGACAACGGAACCCTCAAGGAAGTATTCACCAAGCTGGGCTATCATAAGCTGGGCGTGTTGATGTCCATTGCCGAGGATGATGCCCGCAAAAAGATTCTGGCTAACCTTGCCAAGAAGATTGCCAAGATCGTGCAGGACGAAATCCGCGACAACGTGGATGAGACCGAGGCTGAAGACGTGCTCGTGGAGCTTTTTGAAATGGTCCGTGAGATTAAGGGAGGGGATAAAAAGTGA
- a CDS encoding phospholipase D-like domain-containing protein, which translates to MEWNLLFGHLAVVGGFLLAAILVMSILRKQRTSSAAFAWLLAIFFVPYVGVPFYLIFGGRKLKRDAHTKADIHLEVQETIPQEEADPIDTMLREYGIPGATSGNRVRLCPTGIDIYNELVKLIENAEHQILITTFILSRDEVGKDIVERLARKAASGVTVRLLLDDIGSLFTSRRFLKKLLDNGGKVAYFMPLFHAPFHGNSNLRNHRKIAIADQTYVLAGGTNIANEYIGPDPCPERWTDLSFVLQGPAVRHYIEVFQSDWLFASGERVNIIPPCTKGSAVSGDGVMQVVPSGPDVPRDPVHDALLTAAFTAEKRLWIVTPYYVPDEALAQALRLAALRGVDLRVVVPAKSNHSLADLARGTHLRELEQCGGRVVKYPHMVHAKVIVVDDRLAVVGSANMDMRSLFLNYEIVMFSYSEADVKPVNDWVQGLIDVSSEGTVPVGMVRDTVEGAARLVAPLL; encoded by the coding sequence ATGGAATGGAATCTCTTATTCGGACACCTCGCGGTTGTGGGCGGCTTTTTACTGGCTGCCATTCTGGTAATGTCCATCCTGCGCAAGCAGCGTACTTCATCGGCGGCATTTGCCTGGTTGCTGGCAATTTTCTTTGTGCCCTATGTGGGTGTTCCCTTTTACCTCATCTTCGGGGGCCGCAAGCTCAAACGTGACGCCCACACCAAAGCGGACATTCATCTGGAAGTACAGGAGACCATTCCTCAAGAAGAAGCAGACCCCATCGACACCATGCTCCGTGAATACGGCATTCCCGGAGCCACCAGCGGAAACAGGGTCCGGCTCTGCCCCACGGGAATCGATATCTACAATGAACTGGTCAAGCTGATTGAAAACGCCGAACACCAAATCCTGATCACCACCTTTATCCTTTCACGGGACGAAGTGGGTAAGGACATTGTAGAAAGACTGGCCCGCAAGGCCGCTTCAGGAGTAACCGTCCGCCTGCTGCTGGACGACATCGGCTCCCTGTTCACCTCCCGTCGCTTTCTCAAAAAACTACTCGATAACGGCGGCAAAGTTGCCTACTTTATGCCCCTGTTTCACGCCCCCTTTCACGGAAACAGCAACCTGCGCAATCACCGTAAAATTGCCATTGCCGACCAGACCTATGTGCTGGCAGGCGGAACCAACATCGCTAATGAATACATCGGGCCCGACCCCTGCCCGGAACGCTGGACCGATCTTTCCTTTGTGCTGCAAGGGCCTGCGGTACGCCACTACATTGAAGTTTTCCAATCGGACTGGCTCTTTGCCTCCGGTGAAAGAGTCAACATTATCCCGCCCTGCACCAAGGGTTCTGCCGTAAGCGGAGACGGGGTCATGCAGGTTGTTCCGTCAGGGCCGGACGTACCCCGCGACCCGGTCCATGATGCACTGCTCACCGCGGCATTTACCGCTGAAAAAAGACTCTGGATCGTCACCCCCTACTATGTACCGGATGAAGCTTTGGCACAGGCCCTGCGTCTGGCAGCCCTGCGCGGGGTGGACCTACGGGTTGTGGTCCCGGCAAAATCAAATCATTCACTGGCAGACCTTGCCCGAGGAACCCATCTCCGGGAACTTGAGCAATGCGGTGGGCGGGTGGTCAAATACCCGCACATGGTCCACGCCAAAGTAATCGTAGTTGATGACCGGCTGGCAGTTGTGGGCTCGGCCAATATGGATATGCGCAGCCTGTTCCTCAACTATGAAATCGTCATGTTCTCTTACTCCGAAGCTGACGTGAAACCGGTGAACGACTGGGTTCAGGGACTTATCGATGTCAGCAGCGAAGGAACCGTTCCTGTGGGAATGGTCCGCGATACCGTGGAAGGTGCTGCGCGACTGGTGGCCCCGCTACTTTAA
- a CDS encoding zinc dependent phospholipase C family protein produces the protein MGKVILILFFSVLLVLGFAATCFAWGPGVHMAIGNAVLSNTALLPDMMAKLLLSNSAIFLYGCLSADIFIGKGSKAKRLHSHNWQTGFNLLDESDDEHLKAYSLGYLSHLAADIIAHNYYVPNLMQQARSGGRLSHVYIEMLADDQVAWSAQEAARLFRKANQDADFNLRKHMDAKKFSFLFKKKVFHQTIALLEYKAVSKSLNISKKVVPAFRQAYLRSIIDYSYRVVMNMLNSPQNAVALNFDPIGAANIGLAKKENNWKNALKKSVPFSPRFEVDDKITGLPKLAGIDGMFKSKATRSTPAALHF, from the coding sequence ATGGGAAAAGTTATTCTGATTTTATTCTTCAGCGTTCTTCTGGTGCTCGGCTTCGCAGCAACCTGCTTTGCATGGGGACCGGGAGTACATATGGCCATCGGCAATGCGGTGCTTTCCAACACCGCACTGCTTCCTGATATGATGGCAAAACTGCTGCTCTCCAATTCAGCCATATTCCTCTACGGATGCCTGAGTGCAGACATATTCATCGGCAAGGGCAGTAAAGCCAAACGGCTGCACAGCCACAACTGGCAGACCGGATTCAACCTGCTTGATGAATCTGATGACGAGCACCTGAAAGCGTACTCGCTGGGCTATCTCTCTCATCTTGCAGCTGACATCATCGCTCACAATTATTACGTACCCAACCTCATGCAACAGGCTCGGTCCGGGGGCAGGCTCAGCCATGTGTATATTGAAATGCTGGCTGACGATCAGGTAGCATGGTCCGCGCAGGAAGCTGCACGGCTTTTCCGCAAAGCCAATCAGGATGCTGACTTCAATCTGCGCAAACACATGGATGCCAAGAAATTCAGCTTCCTGTTCAAGAAAAAGGTATTTCACCAGACCATCGCCCTGCTGGAATACAAGGCTGTGAGCAAATCCCTGAATATTTCTAAAAAAGTAGTCCCGGCCTTCCGCCAAGCCTACCTGCGCTCCATTATCGACTATTCCTACAGGGTCGTAATGAATATGCTAAATTCTCCGCAAAATGCTGTAGCCTTGAATTTCGATCCCATCGGCGCAGCCAACATCGGCCTTGCCAAGAAAGAGAACAACTGGAAAAACGCCCTTAAAAAGTCTGTTCCCTTCTCACCCCGTTTTGAAGTGGATGATAAGATTACCGGGCTGCCAAAACTTGCCGGGATTGATGGAATGTTTAAATCTAAGGCAACCAGAAGTACTCCTGCTGCGCTTCATTTTTAA
- a CDS encoding LysE family translocator: protein MFEYDLAHWTSFLLAALLLNIAPGPDMAYILSHTVTGGRKAGFAAMFGIWSGAFLYVILTALGLAAIVAASATAFSIVKWIGVGYLFWLAIGAFRSTGSVLDINKNSNPLDSAAIFKQGMFIHLLNPKVATFFIAFLPQFVVEGAGPVWAQLMLHGTLIIVTAAFVEPPLIYAGDHVTGRLRESRRLQIWLDRALGSVFVAFGVKLAMYER, encoded by the coding sequence ATGTTTGAATACGATCTTGCCCACTGGACATCTTTCCTGCTTGCCGCCCTGCTGCTCAACATCGCGCCGGGGCCGGACATGGCCTACATACTCAGCCATACCGTTACCGGAGGCCGAAAAGCCGGATTTGCCGCCATGTTCGGAATCTGGTCCGGAGCATTTCTCTATGTAATCCTGACAGCTCTCGGACTTGCTGCCATAGTAGCCGCATCCGCCACCGCCTTTAGTATCGTAAAATGGATCGGGGTAGGATATCTTTTCTGGCTGGCAATCGGTGCCTTCAGGTCCACAGGAAGCGTGCTGGATATTAATAAAAATTCAAATCCCTTAGACTCTGCCGCCATCTTCAAGCAAGGCATGTTCATCCATCTGCTCAACCCCAAAGTTGCAACTTTTTTTATAGCCTTCCTACCGCAATTCGTAGTTGAAGGAGCCGGTCCGGTATGGGCTCAGCTCATGCTGCACGGCACTTTGATCATCGTTACCGCAGCTTTTGTGGAACCGCCGCTGATCTATGCGGGAGACCACGTCACCGGAAGACTGCGTGAAAGCAGAAGATTACAGATCTGGCTGGACCGCGCGCTGGGGTCGGTGTTTGTGGCTTTCGGGGTTAAGCTGGCTATGTATGAACGGTAG
- the sppA gene encoding signal peptide peptidase SppA: MKKILLTLFILGSIALCGCQPKMNLFPDGTDPLLEKKLQGEGEHKVLVVSIDGTISDESKRGLLGSSPSLVQEVSSRLKLAAEDEDIKALVLKVNSPGGSVTASDIIYNEILRFKEKTGAKIVVNMMDVAASGGYYVSLPADHIMAHPTTLTGSIGVIFIRPKVDGLMDKIGVSVEVSKSGRNKDMGFPFKPDTPEQKKIIDDIIKDYADRFQGLVKKHRSISDDLLKTIFTAQVFSAKSAKKAGLVDSLGYLPDAVKEACKLAGIDEDSRVITYKRKSYPNDTLYNSASSQAFSPALINIDAGNLMPPKAGFHYLWLPAAE; the protein is encoded by the coding sequence ATGAAAAAAATATTACTCACCTTATTCATACTCGGTTCAATCGCCCTTTGCGGCTGCCAGCCAAAAATGAACCTTTTCCCGGATGGGACTGACCCCCTGCTTGAAAAGAAATTACAGGGCGAGGGTGAACACAAGGTTCTCGTTGTCTCCATTGACGGAACAATTTCCGATGAAAGCAAGCGCGGCCTGCTGGGCAGCTCTCCCAGCCTTGTTCAAGAGGTATCATCGCGGCTCAAGCTTGCTGCCGAGGATGAGGATATCAAAGCCCTTGTACTTAAGGTAAATTCTCCCGGCGGATCAGTTACTGCCAGCGATATAATTTACAATGAGATACTGCGTTTCAAGGAAAAAACCGGGGCCAAGATAGTTGTTAATATGATGGATGTGGCTGCTTCCGGCGGTTACTATGTCAGCCTTCCCGCTGATCACATCATGGCCCACCCCACCACTCTCACCGGGTCCATCGGGGTGATTTTCATCAGGCCCAAAGTTGACGGACTCATGGACAAGATCGGCGTATCAGTTGAAGTTTCCAAGTCCGGTCGCAATAAGGATATGGGCTTCCCTTTCAAACCGGACACCCCGGAACAAAAAAAGATCATTGACGATATCATCAAAGATTACGCGGACCGCTTTCAAGGGCTGGTCAAAAAACACCGCTCTATTTCTGATGACTTACTCAAAACAATTTTCACCGCACAAGTCTTCAGTGCCAAGAGCGCAAAGAAGGCCGGATTGGTGGACAGCCTCGGGTATCTACCTGATGCGGTTAAAGAAGCCTGCAAGCTGGCCGGGATTGATGAAGATTCACGGGTAATCACTTACAAACGTAAGAGCTACCCCAATGACACGCTCTACAACTCTGCATCATCACAGGCTTTCTCTCCGGCCTTGATTAACATTGATGCCGGGAATCTCATGCCGCCCAAGGCCGGATTTCATTATCTCTGGCTTCCGGCAGCAGAATGA
- a CDS encoding amidohydrolase family protein, producing MARGENLIIKDFALIHDGDRILETGVWSALKDNFSGEVEDLGDVTIVPGLINAHVHLELSHLKDKTVQGQGFTNWIKSLLSNPLYDLDTEAVRNAVKQMRAEGTAFCVDISTRNCAKVAGIMDELSMGFYACCEAIGIQIPKDGAKFFPQKNFAYGHAAGSGHSLYSTGAELLQGVKKANHAAGLPFPIHLAENEEEDEIVAHGSGEFATMLKGAGLLADCGNKGLRPVEYAESLGLLDESTLAVHCVRVADEDIKTLAERKVNICLCPRSNTYIGEGRAPWEKILKSGINTCLGTDSIGSNYDLSMWNELEYLLKNIEISLSPADALALVTTNSAKALQIDDSYGSLEKGKRAVYATVPAHLEDLLF from the coding sequence ATGGCCCGCGGAGAAAATCTTATCATCAAGGATTTTGCTCTCATTCACGACGGGGACCGGATTCTGGAAACAGGAGTATGGTCTGCGCTTAAGGATAATTTTTCCGGCGAAGTGGAAGACCTCGGCGATGTGACCATTGTGCCCGGCCTGATCAACGCCCACGTCCATCTTGAGCTTTCCCACTTGAAAGACAAGACCGTGCAGGGTCAGGGATTCACCAATTGGATTAAATCCCTGCTTTCCAATCCTCTTTATGATCTTGATACTGAAGCGGTCCGTAATGCAGTTAAGCAGATGCGAGCTGAAGGCACAGCCTTTTGCGTCGACATCTCCACCCGCAACTGCGCAAAAGTAGCCGGGATTATGGATGAGCTGTCCATGGGCTTTTATGCTTGTTGCGAAGCCATCGGGATTCAGATCCCCAAAGATGGAGCCAAGTTTTTCCCACAAAAGAATTTCGCATACGGACACGCTGCCGGGTCCGGGCATTCGCTCTACTCCACCGGAGCTGAACTTTTACAGGGTGTAAAAAAAGCAAACCACGCAGCCGGACTGCCCTTCCCCATCCATCTTGCTGAAAACGAGGAAGAAGATGAAATCGTGGCCCATGGCAGCGGCGAATTTGCCACAATGCTCAAAGGGGCCGGCCTGCTGGCTGATTGCGGCAACAAAGGATTACGGCCGGTTGAATATGCAGAATCACTCGGCTTGCTTGATGAATCTACCCTTGCGGTCCATTGTGTTCGGGTTGCGGACGAAGACATCAAGACTCTTGCCGAACGCAAGGTAAATATCTGCCTTTGCCCCCGCTCCAATACATACATTGGTGAAGGCCGCGCGCCATGGGAAAAGATTTTGAAATCTGGTATAAACACCTGTCTGGGTACGGACAGCATCGGGTCCAATTATGATTTATCCATGTGGAACGAGCTGGAATACCTGCTGAAAAACATTGAAATTTCCTTGTCCCCGGCTGACGCGCTTGCACTTGTGACTACAAACAGCGCCAAGGCCTTGCAGATAGACGACTCATACGGATCTCTTGAAAAGGGAAAAAGGGCTGTTTACGCAACGGTTCCCGCCCACCTTGAAGATCTTTTGTTTTAA